The Acanthochromis polyacanthus isolate Apoly-LR-REF ecotype Palm Island chromosome 5, KAUST_Apoly_ChrSc, whole genome shotgun sequence genome includes a window with the following:
- the si:ch211-161c3.5 gene encoding uncharacterized protein C3orf18 homolog — protein MAVDEAKTTAGFLSTTATTTTVPFLSTSPGARDNVTSRTLMTVTITTNETSFNATAFPEVVIEGSGMGMLLVPFGIITVIGLAVAIMLYIRKRKRLEKLRHQLMPMYNFDPAEEQDDLLEQELLDHGREGSLAGPNAKTLTTSQGTTQRPSRLVFTDVAKALNA, from the exons ATGGCTGTAGATGAAGCAAAGACAACTGCAGGTTTTCTCTCCACAACTGCCACAACCACCACGGTCCCCTTCCTCTCCACGAGCCCCGGCGCCAGAGACAATGTCACCTCCAGAACATTAATGACTGttacaataacaacaaatgAGACCAGCTTCAATGCCACGGCCTTTCCAGAGGTGGTGATTGAGGGCTCGGGGATGGGAATGCTGCTGGTACCCTTTGGCATCATCACTGTCATTGGCTTAGCAGTGGCAATA ATGCTGTATATCCGGAAAAGGAAGAG ATTGGAGAAATTGAGACACCAGCTCATGCCCATGTACAACTTTGACCCGGCTGAAGAACAAGATGACCTGCTGGAACAGGAACTACTGGATCACGGCCGGGAAGGCAGCCTGGCAGGTCCTAATGCCAAG ACTCTCACAACTTCCCAGGGGACGACACAGAGGCCCAGTCGTCTGGTCTTCACAGATGTAGCCAAAGCTCTCAACGCTTAA